One Branchiostoma floridae strain S238N-H82 chromosome 1, Bfl_VNyyK, whole genome shotgun sequence genomic region harbors:
- the LOC118403006 gene encoding leucine-rich repeat-containing protein 74A-like, translating to MSVQMLAVHHPPESDPGQTDGSKVEAELESGTAAEEESGEISPCASEHGDDLPGSAERQDADAPPEEQKDSDEEYDTDLETGDERRDYDPVCEMKRVYLELCERTGVVPASYFLRHVTSEVLDMSYHGLGATGARCIAIPMHTNTYITQLSLEDNWLCEEGGKHIADMLKENCYISELNLANNKLGSVGAQAICEMLQENTTLKAINLAGNDFRDKDGQFFVDALQNNFELKDVNLSGNLFSDGEHMGNAIAANDSIAHLDLSWNQLRGKGALAICNGLKLNTTLKSLDVSWNGFADEGALGFAEALKLNNVLTSLDITNNRITCQGATYLAKGVAENDTLKSLKVGKNPITMKGALQLLDAVRVNSRTALELLDLTDVLLSPEFMQLLGEVQDKHAEFRILHGGVAGEIAQKIKRANPMLVLRDALRQTHSRLIDFFKSFDKEGDLLVTVEEFKAGLHREDIHLDPIQMWDLFRALDRDEDGMVNYGKLLETAEEGEGGNEGDAEDDAV from the exons ATGTCTGTACAGATGCTTGCTGTCCACCACCCACCAGAATCAGACCCAGGACAGACAGACGGATCCAAAGTAGAG GCCGAGTTGGAGTCCGGCACCGCTGCTGAAGAGGAGTCCGGCGAGATTTCCCCTTGCGCATCAGAACATGGCGATGACCTGCCCGGCTCAGCGGAGCGCCAGGACGCCGATGCGCCGCCAGAAGAACAGAAGGACAGCGATGAAGAGTATGACACTGACCTGGAGACGGGAG ACGAGCGGCGGGACTACGATCCCGTGTGCGAGATGAAGCGGGTTTACCTGGAGTTGTGTGAGCGCACAGGCGTCGTGCCGGCCTCCTACTTCCTCCGCCACGTCACGTCAGAAGTGCTGGACATGAGCTACCACGGGCTGGGCGCGACGGGCGCCAGGTGCATCGCCATTCCTATGCAC ACCAACACCTACATCACGCAGCTGAGTCTAGAGGACAACTGGCTGTGTGAGGAAGGCGGGAAGCATATTGCAGACATGCTGAAGGAGAACTGTTACATCTCTGAATTG AACCTGGCTAATAACAAGCTCGggtctgtgggtgcacaggccATCTGTGAGATGCTCCAAGAGAACACCACGCTGAAGGCTATCAACCTTGCGG GGAACGACTTCAGAGACAAAGACGGACAGTTCTTTGTTGACGCCCTGCAG AACAACTTTGAGCTGAAGGACGTCAACCTGAGCGGCAACCTGTTCTCAGACGGGGAGCACATGGGGAACGCCATCg CGGCGAATGATTCTATCGCACACCTGGACCTGAGCTGGAACCAACTCCGTGGGAAGGGCGCTCTCGCTATCTGCAACGGACTGAAG CTGAACACGACATTGAAAAGTCTTGACGTGTCCTGGAATGGATTCGCTGATGAGGGTGCGTTGGGGTTTGCTGAAGCTCTCAAGTTAAATAACGTACTGACGTCACTGGACATCACCAACAATAGGATCACTTGTCAGGGCGCCACCTATCTGGCCAAGGGTGTTGCTGAGAACGACACGCTCAAGTCCCTAAAG GTTGGTAAGAACCCCATCACGATGAAGGGAGCGTTGCAGCTGCTGGACGCGGTCAGGGTCAACAGCAGGACCGCACTGGAGTTACTGGACCTCACG GATGTGTTGCTGAGTCCTGAGTTTATGCAGCTTCTTGGAGAGGTACAGGACAAACATGCGGAATTTAGGATCCTGCATGGCGGGGTGGCCGGGGAAATCGCACAGAAGATCAAACGAGCAAACCCCATGCTAGTCCTCCGGGACGCCCTTCGCCAAACTCACTCCAGGCTCATCGACTTCTTCAAGAGTTTCGACAAGGAGGGAGACTTACTGGTCACAGTGGAAGAGTTCAAGGCTGGCTTACAT AGAGAAGATATTCACCTGGACCCCATACAGATGTGGGACCTGTTCCGAGCGCTTGACAGGGATGAGGACGGCATGGTGAATTATGG AAAGCTGTTAGAGACCGCagaggaaggggaggggggtaacgAAGGGGATGCAGAGGATGATGCTGTGTAG
- the LOC118420666 gene encoding uncharacterized protein LOC118420666: protein MKKTAETRKNETPQQRRTRLCKNKAKTAQTRENETPKQRRTRLCKNKAKTAQTRENETPQQRRTRLCKIKAKIAQTRENETPQQRRTRLCKIKAKIAQTRENETPQQRRTRLCKNKGRTAQTRENETPQQRRTRLCKNKGRTAQTRENETPQQRRTRLSKDRNKTAEGRAIQTHSIESASKSFQEKIKEGPTYVCCVCHRLMFKKSVVRFNEDRPKYKLSTNEWADIMNNLYHDCSWICNTCHTTMDRGEMPALAKANGLQLADVPEELQNLRPLERRLISQRIPFMKLVGLPKGQQRAIHGPAVNVPAKLENVCSLLPRLPSNAQVLPMKLKRKLIYTGHYMYDFIRPRRVTEAIFWLKTNNPLYKDVAFCEDWQQQWLDGDSELWEAMVNSNSPEAAAVDGGPGVSDDTDAGPEDVDRVMTQQEREDAEDEAAFRETSATRGLPHTTCMQEDDLQDSDNIYSLAPGENQCPRAFLTDEDFELLANPEKYPDGRFGYSMQRRKKLTVRKYFNQRLLDADGRFATDVDYLFAAQYVVEAKQIQDDASIALRQTRGRMVQGGQINAGVVKNTSNLATWFRTDTAYKYLKNVRGSPAYWQRALYDLLAMVRQLGTPTWFLTLSAADMQWPEIIQSIGRQYGHSFTPDDIAAMPWQEKCEWLNKNPVTAARLFQNRLEVFFKDFICSSAHPIGEVEDYFIRVEFQARGSPHAHTVLWVKDAPRIDEHPDEVVCQFIDRYQTCELTDDSAKFQQHKHSPTCRRNGGCRFNYPRPPSRKTIIARPAMRDDTNDDSVACKSNEALQKVRTCLDDPGTPTDISLDDLFKRAGVAEADYTKGLSETKSGMSIILKREPWCRVTNSFNKHILHTWQANIALQYITDPYACIMYVTSYMMKSEKAMSELLRKTAKEITSEDIKTQLRKLGTTFLNHREVSAQEAAYRLLSLPLKSTTRTSLFVSTSTKDKRVSMLKPVSVLATMADEDEDIFETSLHDRYAARPCPEFDAMFLAQFASTYAVAYRETPTPKQERMKLQNGLGVMYRRRRPAIIRFHREKEEGESKYRHLLMLYYPWRSEDDLMGVYESYEQHFEAVKQVIQRNEDMYTVRKTGLDQALDELQELGPPEHAWDMLAPGAQEQQAEQEAEGVHNNRNIGLEDLEHNVDLNDNGNGNQSYMDRNAELHARYTAEANKALLTPDEYREMMRALNSKQRYIIDYHRQWCKDTVIALKSQKPLPTYRLFVSGPGGVGKSHIIKLIHYETVRLLKLSNCFDPEDVIVLLTAYTGVAAFNIDGLTLHSAFLLETTTKSHEYRSLGSDKLNTLRSRLSKLRLLIIDEVSMVGANILLQVHRRLEDIMGAGTDTTFGNVSILAVGDLYQLQPVRQNYVFEPPSGRYAQLHGSLWQEGFNIVELTESMRQQDDQAFADMLNRVRTAACTADDVRMLQARSTSNTDPGYPDNALHVFTTNKAVDDHNRGKLQQLATETIIIRCQDFTKDKQTGQLQLSVSDKPSESGNLRTEISIAIGARVMVTVNIDVADGLVNGACGTVVDIKTNQDGPHVILVEFDSDRVGQKAVARSQYRQTHEGAVPIYRHEATFPAYKYGRHVQITRRQFPLTLFWASTIHKCQGKTLDKIVVCMSGTGPFMPGQAYVAFSRVRTLEDLFIVGFRQEVIRCSPKVTEEMTRLASKNIATLKTTTVPCHSTNITFLNVRSYLTHLQDLRLTDSVTNADVVCFVETFLSPQCSLGQNRMITPGMLHHERQDRQSSRGGLMVMSRSAMTRHHKPGITLSSIEHMCVSLPFGNATIQVCVVYCRPPVNHKALIRDMSALINIMDITKPTVICGDFNVALQVTTTSPSLLQTMHTFGFRQLVSKPTTDQGSLLDHVYINTEQQATANVIDCYFSDHDIVDIRIFHH, encoded by the exons atgaagaaaactgcTGAGACTCGTAAGAATGAAACACCTCAGCAGCGAAGGACAAGGCTATGCAAGAATAAGGCAAAAACTGCACAGACACGTGAGAATGAAACACCTAAGCAGCGAAGGACAAGGCTATGCAAGAATAAGGCAAAAACTGCACAGACACGTGAGAATGAAACACCTCAGCAGCGAAGGACCAGGTTATGCAAGATTAAGGCAAAAATTGCACAGACACGTGAGAATGAAACACCTCAGCAGCGAAGGACCAGGTTATGCAAGATTAAGGCAAAAATTGCACAGACACGTGAGAATGAAACACCTCAGCAGCGAAGAACAAGGCTATGCAAGAATAAGGGAAGAACTGCACAGACACGTGAGAATGAAACACCTCAGCAGCGAAGGACAAGGCTATGCAAGAATAAGGGAAGAACTGCACAGACACGTGAGAACGAAACACCTCAACAGCGAAGGACAAGGTTATCAAAAGACAGGAACAAAACTGCTGAAGGTCGTgccatacaaacacacagcatTGAGTCAGCGTCAAAGTCATTTCAAGAGAAGATAAAGGAAGGTCCCACATATGTGTGCTGCGTATGTCACCGCCTGATGTTCAAAAAGTCTGTTGTACGGTTTAATGAAGACCGTCCCAAATACAAGTTATCAACAAATGAGTGGGCTGACATAATGAACAACTTATACCATGACTGTAGCTGGATTTGCAATACATGTCACACAACAATGGACAGAGGGGAGATGCCAGCCCTAGCAAAGGCTAACGGTCTTCAGTTAGCTGACGTCCCAGAGGAGTTACAAAATCTGCGCCCTCTGGAACGTCGGCTTATCTCCCAACGGATCCCATTCATGAAGCTTGTCGGGCTCCCAAAAGGACAACAGAGGGCTATCCATGGGCCAGCTGTCAACGTTCCAGCAAAACTGGAAAATGTCTGCTCCCTTCTTCCACGCCTTCCTAGTAATGCCCAGGTGTTACCCATGAAGCTGAAGAGGAAACTAATCTACACGGGGCACTATATGTACGATTTCATTAG ACCCAGGCGAGTGACAGAAGCTATTTTCTGGTTGAAGACAAACAATCCCCTATATAAAGATGTGGCCTTCTGTGAAGATTGGCAACAACAGTGGCTGGACGGGGACAGTGAGCTCTGGGAAGCCATGGTCAACAGCAATTCACCCGAGGCAGCTGCAGTTGATGGTGGTCCTGGGGTTTCCGATGACACTGACGCTGGTCCAGAAGATGTTGACAG AGTTATGACACAGCAGGAGAGAGAAGATGCTGAGGATGAAGCTGCATTTCGG GAAACATCCGCAACAAGAGGTCTGCCGCACACAACATGTATGCAGGAGGACGACCTGCAGGACAGTGACAACATCTATTCCCTGGCTCCGGGTGAGAATCAGTGTCCGCGGGCCTTCCTGACTGATGAGGACTTCGAACTCCTAGCCAACCCCGAAAAGTATCCGGATGGGAGATTTGGATACTCTATGCAACGGAGGAAGAAGCTCACAGTCAGGAAGTACTTCAACCAGCGCCTTCTCGATGCTGATGGACGGTTTGCTACGGACGTCGACTATCTGTTTGCTGCACAGTACGTTGTAGAGGCAAAGCAGATACAGGATGACGCGTCCATAGCATTACGTCAAACGAGAGGACGGATGGTCCAAGGGGGACAAATTAACGCTGGTGTCGTGAAGAATACGTCTAACCTGGCCACCTGGTTCAGGACCGACACAGCATATAAGTACCTAAAGAATGTTCGAGGATCGCCCGCGTACTGGCAACGAGCTCTCTATGACCTCCTTGCGATGGTTCGCCAACTCGGCACGCCTACGTGGTTCCTCACACTGTCCGCAGCTGACATGCAATGGCCGGAAATAATACAGAGTATTGGCAGACAGTATGGGCACAGTTTCACACCTGACGACATTGCAGCAATGCCATGGCAAGAAAAGTGTGAATGGTTGAACAAGAACCCGGTCACAGCGGCACGCCTATTCCAGAACAGACTTGAAGTGTTTTTCAAGGACTTCATTTGCAGCAGTGCTCATCCAATTGGGGAGGTAGAAGACTACTTCATCCGGGTGGAGTTCCAG GCACGAGGATCACCGCATGCACACACAGTTCTGTGGGTGAAGGACGCCCCCAGGATTGATGAGCATCCTGACGAGGTAGTCTGCCAGTTCATTGATAGGTACCAGACTTGCGAATTGACCGATGATTCAGCAAAGTTCCAGCAGCACAAGCATTCCCCGACATGTAGACGTAACGGTGGATGCCGCTTCAACTATCCACGTCCACCAAGTAGGAAGACCATCATCGCCAGGCCAGCCATGAGAGACGACACGAATGATGACAGTGTTGCATGCAAAAGCAACGAAGCCCTACAAAAAGTAAGAACATGCCTGGACGACCCTGGTACACCAACTGACATCAGTCTGGACGACCTGTTCAAAAGAGCTGGTGTGGCCGAGGCAGACTACACCAAGGGGCTCAGTGAGACGAAGTCCGGAATGTCTATCATTCTCAAACGGGAACCATGGTGCAGAGTGACAAACAGCTTCAACAAACATATTCTGCACACCTGGCAAGCCAACATTGCCCTCCAGTACATAACGGATCCGTATGCTTGCATTATGTATGTAACATCGTATATGATGAAGAGTGAAAAGGCGATGAGCGAATTGTTGCGAAAAACTGCAAAGGAGATAACTAGCGAGGACATCAAAACACAACTACGCAAGCTAGGAACAACCTTCCTCAATCACAGGGAGGTCAGTGCACAGGAAGCGGCTTATAGACTACTGTCCCTCCCGCTTAAGAGCACCACAAGAACATCACTGTTCGTAAGTACAAGTACGAAGGACAAGCGCGTGTCCATGTTAAAGCCCGTATCTGTGTTGGCCACCATGGCCGACGAGGATGAGGACATATTCGAAACGAGTCTACATGACAGATATGCAGCACGGCCGTGTCCTGAGTTTGATGCCATGTTTCTGGCCCAGTTTGCGTCTACCTATGCCGTGGCATATCGAGAAACACCAACGCCCAAACAAGAGCGCATGAAGTTGCAGAACGGCTTAG GTGTCATGTACAGAAGACGACGTCCAGCTATCATCCGCTTCCACAGGGAGAAGGAGGAGGGAGAATCTAAGTATAGGCATCTACTCATGCTGTACTATCCTTGGCGGAGTGAGGATGACCTGATGGGTGTGTACGAATCGTACGAACAACATTTTGAGGCTGTGAAGCAAGTCATTCAGCGCAACGaagacatgtatacagtaaGGAAAACAGGACTTGATCAGGCACTGGATGAACTCCAG GAGTTAGGACCACCAGAACACGCATGGGATATGCTTGCACCCGGAGCCCAAGAACAACAGGCTGAACAGGAAGCAGAAGGAGTCCATAACAACAGGAACATCGGTCTAGAGGACCTCGAACACAATGTTGACCTGAATGATAATGGTAACGGTAACCAGTCATACATGGACAGAAATGCAGAGCTCCATGCTCGATACACAGCCGAGGCTAACAAAGCATTGCTGACACCTGATGAATACCGGGAAATGATGCGGGCCTTAAATTCAAAGCAGAGGTACATCATAGATTACCACAGACAATGGTGCAAGGATACAGTCATTGCACTCAAGAGTCAGAAGCCACTCCCTACGTACCGTTTATTCGTCAGCGGTCCAGGCGGCGTTGGAAAAAGTCACATCATCAAACTGATTCACTATGAAACGGTAAGACTTCTGAAACTGTCCAACTGCTTTGACCCGGAAGATGTCATCGTTCTCCTCACAGCCTACACAGGCGTGGCCGCTTTCAACATAGATGGGCTAACGCTTCACTCAGCATTTTTGCTAGAGACCACTACCAAGAGTCATGAGTATCGCTCCTTGGGGTCAGACAAGCTCAACACGTTGCGTTCACGACTCAGCAAACTTCGTCTTCTCATCATTGACGAGGTATCAATGGTTGGGGCAAACATTCTGCTACAGGTACACAGGCGACTGGAAGACATCATGGGAGCAGGCACTGATACTACATTCGGCAACGTTAGCATCCTTGCAGTTGGAGATCTATATCAGCTCCAACCTGTCCGCCAAAATTACGTGTTCGAACCACCCAGTGGCCGGTACGCTCAACTGCACGGATCACTGTGGCAGGAAGGCTTTAACATCGTCGAGCTGACAGAAAGTATGCGGCAGCAAGATGACCAGGCTTTTGCAGATATGCTGAACCGCGTTCGCACAGCAGCCTGTACAGCCGACGATGTCCGCATGCTCCAGGCAAGGTCAACTTCCAACACTGACCCAGGATACCCCGACAATGCACTTCATGTCTTCACAACCAACAAAGCCGTAGATGATCATAACAGAGGTAAGCTTCAACAACTCGCAACTGAAACAATTATCATACGATGCCAAGACTTCACAAAGGACAAGCAAACAGGTCAGCTACAACTCAGTGTTTCAGATAAGCCATCGGAAAGTGGCAACCTCAGGACTGAAATAAGTATCGCCATCGGTGCCAGAGTCATGGTGACTGTAAACATCGATGTCGCCGATGGTCTGGtcaacggcgcatgtggtacgGTTGTGGACATTAAGACGAATCAAGATGGACCCCATGTCATCCTTGTTGAGTTTGACAGCGATCGAGTTGGTCAGAAAGCTGTAGCACGTAGCCAATACAGACAAACACATGAAGGAGCTGTACCTATCTACAGGCATGAAGCAACATTCCCAGCCTATAAATACGGAAGACACGTACAGATCACGCGGCGTCAATTCCCATTGACTTTGTTCTGGGCCTCTACGATCCACAAGTGTCAGGGTAAGACACTTGATAAGATTGTTGTATGCATGTCCGGAACAGGACCTTTCATGCCAGGGCAGGCATACGTTGCTTTCAGCAGGGTAAGAACACTTGAAGACCTCTTCATTGTTGGATTTAGGCAGGAGGTCATTAGATGTAGTCCCAAGGTCACTGAGGAAATGACCCGATTGGCCAGCAAAAACATCGCGACTCTTAAAACAACTACAGTACCATGCCATTCCACCAACATTACATTTCTCAATGTCCGGTCATACCTCACACACCTACAAGATCTCAGACTCACAGATTCCGTTACCAATGCCGATGTAGTGTGCTTTGTAGAGACCTTCCTCAGTCCTCAATGTTCCTTAGGACAAAACAGAATGATTACACCTGGAATGTTACACCATGAGCGACAAGACCGACAGTCGTCCAGAGGGGGTCTCATGGTAATGTCACGCTCAGCCATGACCCGCCACCATAAGCCAGGAATCACACTGTCTTCAATAGAACACATGTGTGTGAGTTTGCCCTTCGGAAACGCGACTATCCAGGTCTGTGTGGTCTACTGCAGGCCACCTGTTAATCATAAGGCACTTATCCGCGACATGTCTGCTTTGATCAACATAATGGACATCACGAAACCAACGGTGATATGTGGCGACTTTAATGTGGCCCTGCAGGTTACCACCACCAGCCCATCTCTTCTTCAGACAATGCATACATTTGGATTCCGTCAGCTTGTATCTAAACCAACAACAGACCAGGGGTCATTGCTGGACCATGTGTATATCAACACAGAACAACAAGCCACTGCAAACGTCATTGACTGCTACTTCTCAGATCACGATATTGTTGACATAAGAATATTCCACCATTAA